The Allocatelliglobosispora scoriae genome contains a region encoding:
- a CDS encoding DNA translocase FtsK, whose protein sequence is MSVQHQPITPGTVAGVIGGVWVACGVWGWKGVAGSVAVLGWVLWRRPGLRARIAAAIRVTARAAADIAAGRSRRPAPGSTVDPEPVTAPVAAPTAPAAPAAPENDPPDVAVIRDAIDGVFTTFGVAARVDAYTRGPTVTRYEVVIGAGVKVGRITQLVPNIGYATGCDRIRVVSPIPGRSAIGIELPNEQRETVTLPAAMASPAMAGSHPLRVVLGKDIEGGYVTTDLGRLPHVLIAGATGSGKSSAINGLLCTLLTRAAPDRVRLLLIDPKRVELAAYTGVPHLVRPIVTDPRDAVAALEWAVAEMDARYEDMAAAGARNLDAYNDTTTRGAVTGPGGRVLGPYPYLVIVVDELADLMLTAKAQAEGAIVRLTQLARAAGIHLVLATQRPSVDVVTGLIKANVPARLAFAVASMVDSRTILDTGGAEQLLGRGDGLWLPGDAPTPVRLQGVMATEADIVAAVTAAHTHSPAPYHHAPAPAPAAAGTGTADTALLRQAIALTVETQLASASMLQRRLRLGWPKAARLVDEMEAIGVVGPAEGGKPRPVLITADDLPGLLARLDEADAF, encoded by the coding sequence GTGAGCGTCCAGCATCAGCCGATCACCCCGGGCACCGTCGCCGGGGTGATCGGCGGGGTCTGGGTGGCATGCGGAGTATGGGGCTGGAAAGGCGTCGCCGGGTCAGTGGCGGTGCTGGGGTGGGTGCTGTGGCGTCGGCCAGGCCTGCGCGCCAGGATCGCCGCCGCGATACGGGTGACGGCACGGGCCGCCGCCGACATCGCCGCTGGTCGCAGCCGCCGCCCCGCACCCGGGTCCACCGTGGACCCGGAACCCGTCACGGCACCGGTCGCCGCCCCGACCGCTCCGGCCGCTCCGGCCGCTCCAGAGAATGACCCGCCGGATGTGGCGGTGATCCGCGACGCGATCGACGGCGTGTTCACCACGTTCGGCGTCGCCGCCCGCGTCGACGCCTACACGCGCGGCCCGACGGTGACCCGCTACGAGGTCGTCATCGGCGCCGGGGTGAAAGTCGGCCGGATCACCCAGCTCGTCCCGAACATCGGCTACGCCACCGGCTGCGACCGCATCCGCGTCGTCTCACCGATCCCGGGAAGGTCGGCGATCGGGATCGAGCTCCCCAACGAGCAGAGGGAGACGGTGACGTTGCCCGCAGCCATGGCCAGTCCGGCCATGGCGGGGTCTCATCCGCTGCGGGTGGTGCTGGGCAAGGACATCGAAGGCGGGTACGTCACCACGGACCTGGGACGGTTACCGCACGTCCTGATCGCCGGAGCCACCGGATCGGGCAAGTCGTCGGCCATCAACGGGCTGCTGTGCACCCTGCTGACCCGGGCCGCCCCGGACCGGGTGCGGCTGCTGCTCATCGACCCCAAACGGGTCGAGCTCGCCGCCTACACCGGGGTGCCGCACCTGGTCCGCCCCATCGTCACCGACCCGCGCGACGCGGTCGCCGCACTGGAATGGGCGGTCGCCGAGATGGACGCACGGTATGAGGACATGGCCGCGGCTGGGGCACGGAACCTCGACGCCTACAACGACACCACCACCCGTGGTGCGGTCACCGGTCCGGGCGGGCGGGTCCTGGGACCGTATCCGTACCTGGTGATCGTGGTCGACGAGCTCGCCGACCTGATGCTCACCGCCAAAGCCCAAGCCGAGGGTGCGATCGTGCGGCTCACCCAGCTCGCCCGAGCCGCCGGGATCCACCTCGTTCTCGCGACGCAGCGCCCCAGTGTGGATGTGGTGACCGGCCTGATCAAAGCCAACGTCCCGGCCCGGCTCGCGTTCGCCGTCGCGTCGATGGTCGACTCCCGGACCATCCTCGACACCGGTGGTGCCGAGCAGCTCCTCGGGCGGGGCGATGGGCTGTGGCTGCCCGGCGACGCACCCACACCGGTCCGGTTGCAAGGCGTCATGGCCACCGAGGCCGACATCGTTGCCGCTGTCACCGCAGCCCACACCCACAGTCCCGCCCCCTACCACCACGCACCAGCACCAGCACCGGCCGCAGCCGGCACCGGTACCGCAGACACGGCTCTGCTGCGGCAGGCGATCGCGTTGACGGTCGAAACGCAGCTGGCGTCGGCGAGCATGCTCCAGCGCAGGCTGCGCCTGGGCTGGCCCAAAGCCGCCCGCCTCGTCGACGAAATGGAAGCCATCGGCGTCGTCGGCCCGGCCGAGGGCGGCAAACCCCGCCCGGTCCTCATCACCGCCGACGACCTACCCGGTCTCCTGGCCCGCCTCGACGAGGCCGACGCCTTCTGA